The genomic segment TGATGCTTTCAGTGTATTCAAGAAGAATGGAATCTTCGACCAGAAGACTGCTCAAAGTTTCCGTGACAACGTACTCTCTAAGGGTGGAACAGAGCATCCTATGGTTCTCTACAAACGGTTCCGTGGACAAGAGCCAACCATCGATGCACTGCTGGAACGTAACGAAATCAAGGTACAACATAAAGGATAAGAGGATGGCAAACGAACTTTCCAAACAAACCAAGCTCGACCTTCGCTATTTGCGAATGGCACGTATATGGGCTGAAAACAGCTATTGCAAACGCCGACAGGTAGGTGCACTGGTTGTAAAAGATAAAATGATTATCAGTGATGGCTACAATGGTACACCGAGCGGATTTGAAAATGTCTGTGAGGATAACAACGTAACCAAGCCATACGTTCTCCACGCGGAGGCTAATGCTATTACGAAATTGGCCCGCAGCAGCAATAACAGTGAGGGAAGTACGCTTTACGTCACCGCCTCTCCATGTATAGAATGTGCCAAACTGATCATACAGTCGGGCATCAAGCGTGTTGTATATGCAGAGAAATACCGTCTGGACGATGGTATCAAACTGATGCAACGAGCAGGAATCAAGGTAGAATGCCTCAATCCTGATGAAAAGACATCTTCTGTAGAAGATTAGAGATAAGATAGATAAAACGTTAGTAAAAAGAGAATTGTTATGAACATGAGTAAGAATAAGACCAACCGCTTTATGCCATTCATCATGGCATTCTGTGTTGTGATAGGTATCATCATCGGAACATTCTTTTCCAACCATTTCTCAGGAAATCGCCTCAACGTTATCAATAGTGGAAGCAACCGTCTGAACAACCTGCTCCATCTTATTGATGACCAATATGTAGATCCCGTGAACATCGACTCGCTGGTAGATAAGGCAATTCCACAGATTTTAGCAGAACTGGATCCACATTCCGTATATATCAGTGCTAAAGACGCAGCTCAGGCCACCGACGATCTGAAAGGCTCGTTCTCGGGTGTAGGCGTAGAGTTTGTCATCCGCCAAGATACAATACATATACAGAATGTGATACAGAATGGACCTGCCGAGAAAGCCGGACTTTTGGCAGGAGATAAGATTGTAGCCGTAGACGGCAAGCCTTTTGTAGGCAAGATTGTAACCAATCAGGAGGCAATGCATCGCCTGAAGGGTCCAAAGGATACCAAGGTGAAAATCGGAGTTATACGATATGGAAGCAAGAAGGTTCAGACCTTTACCGTAACCCGAGGTGAAATACCGACAAAGAGTGTTACAGCAGCTTACATGCTTAACGACAAAACTGGCTATATCCGTATCAAGAACTTTGGCGAGAACACATATCCGGAAATGCTGATTGCTCTGGCCAAACTCTCACAGCAGGGATTCACCAACCTCTGTATTGACCTTCGTGATAACTCAGGTGGTTACCTGACGGCTGCAGTAAACATGGCAAACGAATTCTTGCCAGACAAGAAGCTCATCGTTTACACACAGGGACGCAAATCGCCTAGACATAACTATATGAGTGACGGTAAGGGTGCCTACCAGAAGATTCCGATGGTAGTTCTCATCAATGAAGGTTCTGCATCATCTGCAGAAATCTTTGCGGGTGCCATGCAGGATAATGACCGTGCTACCATCATCGGACGACGCTCGTTTGGTAAGGGACTGGTTCAGCAACAGATAGAATTCCCTGACCACAGCCTCATCCGTCTGACCATTGCGCGCTACTATACTCCTTCAGGAAGATGCATCCAGAAGCCATATACCCTGGGCGATGACAAGGATTATGAGCAAGACTTGCTTGACAGATACCAGCACGGAGAGTTCTTCTCACAGGATAGCATCAAGCATACAGGACCAGCTTATCATACAGGTAACGGCCGTATTGTCTATGGCGGAGGTGGTATCACCCCAGACATCTTTGTTCCTGAAGATACGCTCGGCATGACATCCTATTTCAAGGAGGCTAGTCTGAGTGGTCTCATCTTGCAGTTTGCCTTCACTTATACAGACGATAACCGTCCGAAGCTGAACAACTTCAAGGAGATGATGGAACTTGCCGATTATCTTGACAGTCAGGACATGGTTGAAAAGTTTGCCAGCTATGCTGATAAACGTGGTTTGAAACGTAGAAATCTTTTAATCAAGAAATCACACAAACTATTAGACCGTGTCATCGACAGCCGTATCATCTACAATATGTTGGACGAGCAGGCATGGACCCAGTACATCAATCTTGATGATCCAGTCATCA from the Segatella copri genome contains:
- a CDS encoding deoxycytidylate deaminase, producing MANELSKQTKLDLRYLRMARIWAENSYCKRRQVGALVVKDKMIISDGYNGTPSGFENVCEDNNVTKPYVLHAEANAITKLARSSNNSEGSTLYVTASPCIECAKLIIQSGIKRVVYAEKYRLDDGIKLMQRAGIKVECLNPDEKTSSVED
- a CDS encoding S41 family peptidase; this encodes MSKNKTNRFMPFIMAFCVVIGIIIGTFFSNHFSGNRLNVINSGSNRLNNLLHLIDDQYVDPVNIDSLVDKAIPQILAELDPHSVYISAKDAAQATDDLKGSFSGVGVEFVIRQDTIHIQNVIQNGPAEKAGLLAGDKIVAVDGKPFVGKIVTNQEAMHRLKGPKDTKVKIGVIRYGSKKVQTFTVTRGEIPTKSVTAAYMLNDKTGYIRIKNFGENTYPEMLIALAKLSQQGFTNLCIDLRDNSGGYLTAAVNMANEFLPDKKLIVYTQGRKSPRHNYMSDGKGAYQKIPMVVLINEGSASSAEIFAGAMQDNDRATIIGRRSFGKGLVQQQIEFPDHSLIRLTIARYYTPSGRCIQKPYTLGDDKDYEQDLLDRYQHGEFFSQDSIKHTGPAYHTGNGRIVYGGGGITPDIFVPEDTLGMTSYFKEASLSGLILQFAFTYTDDNRPKLNNFKEMMELADYLDSQDMVEKFASYADKRGLKRRNLLIKKSHKLLDRVIDSRIIYNMLDEQAWTQYINLDDPVIKKTLDVFENHAAFPKKPEPAKKRAAKKAKIAMANTPYNYSSLHHNNCMIANA